One Rossellomorea aquimaris DNA window includes the following coding sequences:
- the liaF gene encoding cell wall-active antibiotics response protein LiaF, whose translation MFNRLRSDGISWIILIGTLLILLEVSFYDGGVLVFLSIAAFCIYIGRKKLPSTFGKILLWFGIISLAINIFNTVAFKFLLFAILLFIIVRFADSKKHPKYITPRIKETFNKTNEPLVMKKSALQNEWFGPKRTPEDVYEWNDINIQGMIGDSVIDIGNTVLPKGTSVVSIRNILGNIEILIPYDVEVSVHHSVLAGSIEIFEEVEPKAINQSLYYQTPGYDTAVERVKIFTSMWIGDLEVKRI comes from the coding sequence TTGTTCAATCGTTTACGTTCAGACGGGATCAGCTGGATCATTTTAATAGGAACCCTTTTAATACTGTTGGAAGTATCATTTTATGATGGGGGGGTTCTCGTCTTTCTCTCGATTGCGGCCTTCTGTATCTATATTGGAAGAAAGAAGCTTCCGAGTACTTTTGGAAAGATCCTGCTGTGGTTTGGGATCATCAGCTTAGCGATCAATATCTTTAATACCGTAGCGTTTAAATTTTTATTGTTTGCCATTCTTCTATTTATCATCGTCCGTTTTGCTGATTCCAAGAAACACCCTAAATACATCACTCCGAGGATTAAAGAAACGTTCAACAAAACCAATGAACCACTCGTCATGAAAAAGTCCGCTCTTCAAAACGAATGGTTCGGGCCGAAACGGACCCCGGAAGACGTATACGAATGGAATGATATCAACATTCAGGGTATGATCGGGGACTCGGTCATCGATATTGGAAATACGGTGCTTCCTAAAGGGACGTCCGTCGTTTCGATTCGAAATATTTTAGGCAATATTGAAATTTTGATTCCGTATGATGTGGAAGTGAGTGTCCATCACTCGGTACTTGCCGGTTCGATTGAGATTTTTGAAGAGGTGGAGCCAAAAGCGATCAATCAGTCCCTTTATTATCAAACACCTGGATATGATACGGCTGTCGAGCGGGTGAAGATTTTCACCTCTATGTGGATCGGGGATTTAGAGGTGAAGAGAATATGA
- a CDS encoding sensor histidine kinase: MSTVSKQIVAGILFSLGMVVFLSLSYFYLYPLEDWSLLWEVEIMDIPGAGFILVVSILIGIVFGIRTGLKDKRQLREIEDALMNVQQGRSITLPETATSEVQQVWKKVDALGRHLTDQARYSQKLANEKAEEQEKRIQEIVSQERNRLARELHDSVSQQLFAASMLMSAITETPSPGRTPHEEKQLGMVEQMIHQSQLEMRALLLHLRPVALKGKNLQEGMKELLVELAQKVPLDIEWKIEDMSLDKGIEDHLFRILQESVSNTLRHAKATSLDIRLIKRESIIILRVVDDGQGFDVNESKVTSSYGLQNMRERAIEIGGTFKIISVPNKGTRLEVKVPVVENEGEKND; encoded by the coding sequence ATGAGCACAGTCAGTAAGCAGATTGTTGCAGGCATTCTCTTTTCCCTTGGGATGGTGGTCTTTTTATCCCTGTCATATTTTTATTTATATCCGTTGGAGGATTGGTCCCTATTATGGGAAGTAGAGATTATGGATATACCGGGAGCGGGGTTTATCCTCGTTGTAAGTATCCTTATCGGGATCGTGTTCGGCATCCGGACAGGGTTGAAGGATAAACGGCAGCTGAGGGAGATAGAAGATGCCCTTATGAATGTGCAGCAGGGCCGCTCAATCACACTCCCTGAAACGGCAACCTCGGAAGTGCAGCAGGTTTGGAAAAAGGTCGATGCGTTAGGGAGACACCTCACCGATCAGGCAAGATATTCTCAGAAACTTGCCAATGAAAAGGCGGAGGAGCAGGAAAAGAGAATCCAGGAAATTGTTTCCCAGGAGCGGAACCGTTTGGCGAGAGAATTACATGACTCGGTCAGTCAGCAACTGTTTGCAGCATCGATGCTGATGTCAGCCATCACGGAAACACCATCACCCGGTCGAACGCCTCATGAAGAAAAGCAGCTCGGCATGGTGGAGCAGATGATTCATCAGTCTCAGCTTGAAATGAGGGCCCTCCTCCTTCATCTTCGCCCCGTTGCGTTAAAAGGAAAGAATCTTCAAGAAGGAATGAAGGAGCTGTTGGTCGAATTAGCTCAGAAGGTCCCCCTTGATATCGAATGGAAAATAGAAGACATGAGCCTTGATAAAGGAATCGAAGATCATCTCTTCAGAATTCTACAGGAGTCGGTGTCAAACACCCTGCGACATGCGAAGGCAACTTCCTTGGATATTCGATTGATAAAAAGGGAATCGATCATTATTTTACGGGTAGTGGATGATGGTCAGGGCTTTGATGTGAACGAATCGAAGGTTACAAGCTCCTATGGGCTTCAGAATATGAGGGAGCGGGCCATTGAAATCGGTGGTACGTTTAAAATCATCAGTGTACCGAATAAGGGAACACGTTTGGAAGTGAAGGTTCCCGTTGTGGAGAATGAAGGTGAAAAAAATGATTAA
- a CDS encoding response regulator transcription factor, translating to MIKVVFVDDHEMVRIGVSSYLSAQADIDVVGEASDGKEGVQLALELRPDIILMDLVMKEMDGIQATKEIIQEWPDAKIIIVTSFLDDDKVYPALEAGAVSYMLKTSKASEIAEAVRKTYNGQSILEPEVTGKMMTRMRQKTVSHPHEELTNRELEILLLMTHGKTNQEIADELFIALKTVKTHVSNILSKLGVQDRTQAVIYAFKHDLAK from the coding sequence ATGATTAAAGTGGTATTTGTAGATGATCATGAAATGGTAAGGATCGGTGTTTCTTCTTATCTATCGGCTCAGGCGGATATTGATGTCGTCGGGGAAGCGTCGGATGGGAAAGAAGGCGTCCAGCTTGCCCTGGAGCTGCGGCCTGATATTATTCTCATGGATCTCGTGATGAAAGAAATGGATGGCATCCAGGCGACAAAGGAGATCATTCAAGAGTGGCCTGACGCAAAGATCATCATCGTCACCAGCTTCCTGGATGATGATAAGGTGTATCCAGCCCTGGAAGCCGGCGCGGTCAGTTATATGCTGAAAACGTCGAAAGCGAGTGAGATTGCCGAAGCGGTACGTAAGACGTATAACGGCCAATCGATTCTCGAACCGGAAGTCACGGGGAAAATGATGACACGCATGAGACAGAAGACCGTTTCTCATCCCCATGAAGAGCTCACCAACCGCGAACTGGAAATCCTTCTCCTGATGACACATGGGAAAACGAACCAGGAAATTGCAGATGAATTATTTATCGCCCTGAAAACAGTGAAAACCCACGTGAGCAATATCCTCTCCAAGCTCGGAGTCCAGGACCGGACACAGGCTGTGATTTATGCTTTTAAACATGACTTAGCTAAATAA
- a CDS encoding DUF4129 domain-containing protein, whose amino-acid sequence MLNENRARDQIEEILDGKEYMAYRDESQGLLASWWGKAKEWLSEQLGKLFPSLEPTGGAASGILITLIVIVVAILLVIAFFAIRNGVRKRKFRSNKPLQSMNEMEWSYERHLEEAYKQEGIEDYSKATRHMFLALLLYFHERDYLEAKVWKTNWEYYDELRKVNRDWAERFYRLALLFDEVAYGEREVEKEEYLPYKQEALSWLEHETDFQP is encoded by the coding sequence ATGTTGAATGAAAACAGAGCAAGAGATCAAATTGAAGAAATCTTGGATGGGAAGGAATATATGGCCTATCGAGATGAGTCTCAGGGACTGCTGGCCAGTTGGTGGGGGAAGGCAAAGGAATGGCTTTCAGAACAGCTGGGAAAACTGTTCCCTTCCCTTGAACCGACAGGCGGGGCGGCATCGGGCATCCTGATCACGTTGATTGTCATTGTAGTGGCCATTCTCCTCGTTATTGCATTCTTCGCCATTCGAAATGGAGTCAGAAAGCGGAAATTCCGTTCGAATAAACCACTTCAGTCCATGAATGAGATGGAGTGGTCCTACGAGAGACATTTGGAAGAAGCTTATAAACAAGAGGGGATCGAAGATTATTCGAAAGCAACCCGTCATATGTTCCTGGCCCTCCTTTTATATTTTCATGAAAGAGACTATCTAGAAGCAAAGGTCTGGAAAACAAATTGGGAGTATTATGATGAACTGCGTAAAGTGAACCGAGATTGGGCAGAGCGATTCTACAGGCTGGCACTCCTGTTTGATGAGGTGGCCTATGGTGAGCGGGAAGTGGAGAAAGAAGAGTATCTTCCCTATAAACAGGAAGCTCTAAGCTGGTTGGAACATGAAACGGATTTCCAGCCTTAA
- a CDS encoding DUF4350 domain-containing protein — protein MKTNIKAWVWLTTLLSLFIIIGVFLSPEKPKEYPAYVSESPSPSGIKALYTFLENEGVSVDRWSFSPDRLPAAESDQLLIMIEPFSIPEQEEMEAYENYMKAGNTILLVKDNPKGMFDTKTVLIGEGPDSPFIRDGKGNTYQTDILSNVRLETTDEDTILLDDREGTIAYSSPKGKGQLVVSTSPGWVMNGNILDSDHLQLVLTLLESGGADGKTILVDEYLHGGESEASLTTLYPQWLLFIILQLLILTVLWLWMRGKRFGGTLIPREETVRFSDERIKALSAWYLKGRQYKESLVIQAEYVRVLFQERWGLPTSKEWPELNEPLERRLTTVSKKEIDSVLSGIRAVLEKERISKQEYVLWSKKIELFRKEVEDR, from the coding sequence TTGAAAACAAATATAAAGGCGTGGGTCTGGCTCACCACACTTTTAAGCTTATTTATCATCATCGGTGTATTTCTTTCTCCTGAAAAGCCTAAGGAGTATCCAGCCTATGTTTCCGAGTCTCCCTCTCCTTCTGGAATAAAAGCCCTTTATACTTTTTTGGAAAACGAAGGTGTTTCTGTGGATCGCTGGTCTTTTTCACCTGACAGGCTGCCTGCAGCTGAATCTGATCAATTACTGATTATGATAGAACCGTTTTCAATCCCTGAACAAGAAGAAATGGAAGCTTACGAGAATTACATGAAGGCAGGAAATACGATTCTTCTTGTAAAGGATAATCCAAAAGGGATGTTTGACACGAAGACGGTCTTAATAGGGGAAGGGCCCGATAGTCCTTTTATACGTGATGGAAAAGGGAATACATATCAAACGGATATTTTATCAAACGTAAGACTGGAAACGACGGATGAAGATACCATTCTATTGGATGATCGGGAGGGAACGATTGCCTATAGCTCTCCCAAAGGTAAGGGTCAATTGGTTGTCTCTACTTCACCGGGATGGGTAATGAACGGGAATATTCTTGATAGTGATCATCTTCAGCTGGTTCTCACTCTATTAGAAAGCGGGGGAGCGGATGGGAAAACGATTCTCGTCGATGAATACCTTCACGGGGGAGAGAGTGAGGCAAGCCTTACTACTCTTTATCCCCAGTGGCTACTCTTTATCATCCTTCAATTGCTGATCCTCACCGTCCTTTGGCTCTGGATGCGGGGGAAACGATTTGGAGGTACTCTCATACCAAGGGAAGAGACGGTCCGATTCAGTGATGAACGAATCAAGGCGCTCTCAGCGTGGTACTTAAAAGGGCGCCAATACAAAGAATCTTTAGTGATTCAAGCCGAATATGTCAGAGTTCTGTTCCAGGAACGTTGGGGGCTCCCGACGAGTAAGGAATGGCCGGAATTGAACGAACCGTTAGAACGGAGATTAACCACCGTTTCTAAAAAAGAAATCGATTCGGTTTTATCGGGAATAAGGGCTGTATTAGAGAAAGAACGCATCAGTAAACAGGAATATGTATTATGGTCGAAAAAAATAGAACTATTCAGGAAAGAGGTGGAGGATCGTTGA
- a CDS encoding MoxR family ATPase — protein sequence MKPEITSLMEKYEERIVGQSTNLKLLLSSILAGGHVLIEGVPGTGKTQMVKTLSRLLGGSFNRIQFTPDLLPSDITGSTIYNMKDSSFQTIKGPIFTNVLLADEINRTPAKTQAALLEAMEEKQVTIQGATYPLEEVFFVVATQNPIEFEGTYPLPEAQQDRFLFKLDIDFPSFEEEKNVLKQVIENHYDASEVGAVLDMETFLSIRREIAEVTLSDAVLDYIMQIVRKTRETESIRFGASTRAAISIGKAGRAWAYLSGRDYVTPDDIKIVARPALRHRIQLSPHVELEGVTIDQVIQELVGSIPVPR from the coding sequence TTGAAACCAGAAATCACATCCTTAATGGAGAAATATGAAGAGCGCATTGTAGGTCAAAGCACGAATCTTAAACTCTTATTGTCTTCCATTCTGGCAGGAGGGCATGTACTGATCGAGGGAGTCCCGGGAACAGGGAAGACACAGATGGTCAAGACCCTTTCCCGGTTGCTCGGGGGAAGCTTTAACCGGATTCAATTCACACCGGATCTGTTACCTAGTGATATCACGGGAAGTACGATTTACAATATGAAGGATAGCAGCTTCCAAACGATTAAAGGGCCGATTTTCACCAATGTACTACTGGCTGATGAAATCAACCGGACACCGGCCAAAACCCAGGCGGCCCTGCTCGAAGCCATGGAGGAAAAGCAGGTGACGATCCAAGGGGCAACGTATCCTCTTGAAGAGGTGTTTTTCGTGGTAGCCACCCAGAATCCGATTGAATTCGAGGGTACCTATCCACTGCCGGAGGCCCAGCAGGATCGATTCCTGTTTAAGCTGGACATCGATTTTCCTTCCTTTGAAGAAGAGAAAAACGTATTGAAACAAGTGATCGAGAATCATTATGATGCAAGTGAAGTGGGAGCGGTTCTCGACATGGAAACCTTTCTCTCCATCAGAAGGGAAATCGCGGAGGTCACACTTAGTGACGCAGTATTGGATTATATTATGCAGATTGTGAGAAAAACCCGTGAAACGGAATCGATCCGCTTCGGGGCAAGTACAAGGGCGGCGATTTCGATTGGAAAAGCGGGACGGGCATGGGCCTATCTGTCAGGACGGGACTATGTCACGCCTGATGATATCAAGATCGTGGCAAGACCTGCCCTAAGACACCGCATCCAGCTATCCCCGCACGTAGAATTGGAGGGAGTGACCATTGACCAAGTCATCCAAGAGCTTGTTGGGTCGATTCCTGTTCCAAGATAA